Proteins co-encoded in one Arachis hypogaea cultivar Tifrunner chromosome 11, arahy.Tifrunner.gnm2.J5K5, whole genome shotgun sequence genomic window:
- the LOC112722438 gene encoding calcium-dependent protein kinase 10 gives MGNCNACVRGNDAVSDENNNKNPNGQGRKDKKTRPNPFAEEGLLRHSPAPIRVLKDVIPVGPHRTRITDKYVLGRELGRGEFGITYLCTDRETKQELACKSISKRKLRTAVDVEDVRREVAIMNALPDHPNVVKLKATYEDDENVHLVMELCAGGELFDRIVARGHYSERAAANVARTIAEVVRMCHVNGVMHRDLKPENFLFANKKENSVLKAIDFGLSVFFKPGERFTEIVGSPYYMAPEVLKRNYGPEVDVWSAGVILYILLCGVPPFWAETEQGVALAILRGVIDFKREPWPQISDSAKSLVRQMLEPDPKKRLTAEQVLEHSWLQNAKKASNVPLGDIVRTRLKQFSVMNRFKKRALRVIAEHLSVEEVEIIKDMFTLMDTDRDGKVTYEELKAGLKKVGSQLAEPEIRMLMEVADVDGNGVLDYGEFVAVTIHLQRMENDEHIRKAFTFFDKDGSGYIELDELEEALLDETGETDKDVLNDIMREVDTDKDGRISYDEFVAMMKTGTDWRKASRQYSRERFKSLSINLMKDGSLQLHDAVSGQAIVV, from the exons ATGGGCAACTGCAACGCATGCGTGCGAGGAAACGACGCCGTTTCTGACGAGAACAACAACAAAAACCCCAACGGTCAGGGCCGTAAGGACAAGAAAACCCGCCCGAACCCATTCGCTGAGGAAGGCCTACTACGGCACTCCCCAGCCCCGATCCGTGTGCTGAAAGACGTGATTCCGGTGGGGCCGCACCGGACCAGAATCACGGACAAGTATGTTTTGGGTCGTGAACTGGGCCGGGGCGAGTTCGGGATCACGTACCTTTGCACGGACCGGGAAACAAAGCAGGAGCTAGCCTGCAAGTCCATCTCGAAGCGGAAACTTCGCACCGCCGTGGACGTGGAAGACGTCCGGCGGGAGGTGGCGATCATGAACGCGCTTCCTGACCACCCGAACGTGGTGAAGTTGAAGGCGACTTACGAGGACGACGAGAACGTTCACCTTGTGATGGAGCTTTGTGCTGGCGGCGAGCTTTTTGATCGGATCGTGGCGAGAGGACACTACAGCGAGCGCGCGGCGGCGAACGTGGCAAGGACAATTGCAGAGGTGGTGAGGATGTGCCACGTCAACGGTGTCATGCATCGGGACCTGAAGCCGGAGAATTTCTTGTTTGCGAATAAGAAGGAGAACTCGGTTCTTAAGGCCATTGACTTTGGACTCTCCGTGTTCTTCAAGCCTG GAGAGAGGTTTACGGAGATCGTTGGGAGTCCGTACTATATGGCGCCGGAGGTATTGAAGAGGAACTATGGGCCCGAAGTGGATGTGTGGAGTGCTGGCGTCATTCTTTATATTTTGTTGTGTGGAGTTCCTCCGTTTTGGGCAG AGACCGAACAAGGGGTTGCATTAGCAATTTTGAGGGGAGTGATTGACTTCAAGAGGGAGCCATGGCCGCAGATATCAGATAGTGCTAAGAGCCTCGTGAGGCAGATGCTGGAGCCTGATCCTAAGAAGCGGTTGACAGCGGAGCAGGTTCTTG AACATTCCTGGCTACAGAATGCAAAGAAAGCTTCAAATGTTCCGTTAGGAGATATTGTGAGGACAAGGCTTAAGCAGTTCTCCGTGATGAACAGATTCAAAAAGAGAGCTCTTCGG GTGATTGCTGAACATTTATCTGTTGAAGAGGTAGAAATAATCAAAGATATGTTTACATTGATGGATACTGACAGAGATGGCAAAGTAACGTACGAGGAACTTAAGGCCGGGTTGAAGAAGGTTGGTTCGCAATTGGCTGAGCCAGAGATAAGGATGCTGATGGAAGTG GCTGATGTTGATGGGAATGGAGTACTGGACTATGGAGAGTTTGTAGCTGTGACGATTCACTTAcaaagaatggagaatgatgaGCATATCCGCAAAGCATTCACGTTTTTTGACAAAGATGGGAGTGGCTATATTGAGTTAGATGAGCTAGAGGAAGCATTGCTGGATGAGACTGGAGAAACTGATAAGGATGTATTGAATGACATCATGCGAGAAGTCGACACTGACAAG GATGGTCGAATCAGCTATGACGAATTTGTAGCCATGATGAAGACAGGAACTGACTGGAGAAAAGCATCAAGGCAGTATTCAAGGGAGAGATTCAAGAGCTTAAGCATAAATTTGATGAAGGATGGTTCGCTTCAGCTTCATGATGCGGTTAGTGGCCAAGCAATAGTGGTTTGA